A genome region from Phoenix dactylifera cultivar Barhee BC4 chromosome 18, palm_55x_up_171113_PBpolish2nd_filt_p, whole genome shotgun sequence includes the following:
- the LOC120104467 gene encoding uncharacterized protein LOC120104467 — protein sequence MRILAWNCRGAAKPSFMSSFKRLVQIQCPEICVISETRLSGEGLARLRRRLGRDWETYAVESQGLSGGILLLWRRGVATFDVFHNCSQQVVMVVSAPDAPPWVLCGVYASTNHRVRRVLWQEIASLIAQGVPTVVVGDFNCILSSGDKRGGAAFTDKVDRREFRDFVSRTGLVDLGYSGPQFTWCNNQLGSARVWERLDRAFASPDWFLLFPTCRVTHLPRIASDHCPLLISTSLGPRHHSPFRFEKVWLSYPQSWDIVRDAWRLPVRGDAMHRVSRKLELAKRRLRRWNREVVGDIFRRVEGVEAAISELQSREDLEGMLSTSDTGDLRGFLATHHSLLRQHEIFWRQKSRV from the coding sequence ATGAGGATCCTAGCTTGGAACTGTAGGGGGGCAGCCAAGCCGTCCTTCATGTCTTCTTTCAAACGGTTAGTGCAAATTCAGTGCCCAGAGATCTGTGTCATTAGTGAGACCCGGCTATCTGGTGAGGGACTTGCACGTCTGAGACGACGTCTGGGGAGGGACTGGGAGACATACGCAGTCGAGTCCCAGGGGTTGTCGGGAGGTATCTTGCTCCTGTGGAGGCGTGGGGTGGCGACCTTTGATGTCTTCCATAACTGCTCTCAACAGGTAGTTATGGTCGTATCGGCACCTGATGCTCCTCCGTGGGTTTTGTGTGGGGTGTATGCGAGCACGAATCACAGGGTCAGGAGAGTCCTCTGGCAGGAGATTGCCAGTCTCATTGCCCAGGGTGTCCCGACAGTTGTAGTTGGTGACTTCAATTGCATCCTGAGTTCGGGTGACAAAAGGGGAGGGGCAGCCTTCACGGATAAAGTGGACAGGAGGGAGTTCCGTGACTTTGTGTCACGCACGGGCCTGGTGGACTTAGGTTACTCAGGACCTCAGTTTacttggtgcaataatcagcttggcagtgctagggtttgggagcgTCTGGACAGGGCCTTTGCGTCCCCAGACtggtttcttctctttcctacctGCAGGGTCACTCACTTACCTCGGATCGCCTCGGACCACTGCCCCTTGCTGATTTCTACATCGCTGGGACCCAGGCATCACAGCCCCTTCCGCTTTGAGAAGGTCTGGCTATCGTACCCCCAGTCCTGGGATATTGTACGTGATGCATGGCGCCTCCCGGTGCGTGGAGACGCTATGCACCGGGTGTCGCGTAAACTAGAGTTGGCCAAGAGGCGTCTCCGGCGATGGAACCGCGAGGTTGTGGGCGATATCTTCCGGAGAGTGGAGGGGGTTGAGGCCGCGATCTCCGAGTTGCAGTCGAGAGAAGATTTGGAAGGCATGCTTTCGACGAGCGATACGGGTGACCTTCGGGGGTTTCTAGCGACTCACCACTCCCTCCTACGACAGCACGAGATCTTCTGGCGTCAGAAATCTCGTGTCTAG